A window of Anas acuta chromosome 8, bAnaAcu1.1, whole genome shotgun sequence contains these coding sequences:
- the LOC137860094 gene encoding uncharacterized protein, translating into MVRGKHGSFCLFLSLLNLSGLEISFLAAIMIICNISAIKDWSAFLSQILPSVNKTLNLVQQVEATTSSVVSVLQDPEQDSYLSNSQSMNSSNFTAGLDHLFQYSYSDNDQLYKEYKPPPRDAIPLPKAVLYLLMAALVVVAVAYAIVGHLIKDLVHDFIDWIFGPSPDDNSNKSDVNCISSSLHEMGEGPEAPRRRDRQPHDVAIAIGETCQLPQQT; encoded by the exons ATGGTTCGGGGTAAGCACGGCAGTTTTTgcctgtttctttcccttttaaatcTCTCGGGCTTGGAGATCTCTTTCCTCGCTGCAATTATGATCATTTGCAACATCAGTGCCATCAAAGATTGGAGCGCTTTCCTCTCCCAGATCCTCCCCAGCGTCAACAAGACTCTGAATTTGGTACAGCAAGTGGAAGCCACCACCAGCTCGGTGGTAAGTGTCCTCCAGGACCCCGAGCAGGACAGCTACCTGTCCAACAGCCAGTCCATGAACTCCAGCAATTTCACCGCCGGCCTGGACCACTTGTTCCAGTACTCGTACTCGGACAATGACCAGCTTTACAAGGAGTACAAACCCCCTCCTCGTGATGCCATCCCCCTGCCCAAGGCTGTCCTCTACCTTCTCATGGCAGccctggtggtggtggcagtggcgTACGCCATCGTCGGGCACCTCATCAAGGACCTCGTTCACGACTTTATAG ACTGGATCTTCGGCCCCAGCCCGGAcgacaacagcaacaaaagcgACGTCAACTGCATCAGCAGCAGCCTTCATGAGATGGGCGAGGGGCCCGAGGCGCCGCGGCGCCGGGACCGCCAGCCCCACGACGTGGCCATCGCCATTGGCGAGACCTGCCAGCTGCCGCAGCAGACATGA
- the LURAP1 gene encoding leucine rich adaptor protein 1, whose translation MELGGEALPAELRELAGKLGRRPPAGLLRGLRAEPPGPVPVPLPVPVPVPVRGARPPLADRLRALRVELAYLRAVDVKILQQLVLVNEGIEAVKWLLEERSALPSRGSSLASSQYSLAGSQAASRRGSWDSLQDPLPDKLDSISVGSYLDTLADDLDEYSQHAPEPPVRAPGRAEQDWGRMDPEKALGKMEKGKAEHEWPPGDLAPEQQRFAKEPQVANGYLGKQPGPLEPGKDPKMPAGAGERMGKAQKAEGDSESCKLTSKLHAEYDAHWRWLQSQDDVTFL comes from the exons ATGGAGCTCGGCGGGGAGGCGCTGCCCGCGGAGCTGCGGGAGCTGGCGGGGAAGCTGGGCCGCCGGCCGCCCGCCGGGCTgctgcgggggctgcgggcagagcCGCCCggcccggtgccggtgccgctcccggtgccggtgccggtgccggttCGCGGAGCCCGCCCGCCGCTCGCCGATCGCCTCCGGGCGCTCCGCGTGGAGCTG gcTTACCTGCGGGCGGTGGACGTGAAgatcctgcagcagctggtgctggtgaaCGAGGGCATCGAGGCGGTGAagtggctgctggaggagcggAGCGCGCTGCCCAGCCGCGGCAGCAGCCTGGCCAGCAGCCAGTACAGCCTGGCGGGCAGCCAGGCGGCCTCGCGGCggggcagctgggacagcctGCAGGACCCCCTCCCCGACAAGCTGGACAGCATTTCGGTCGGCAGCTACCTGGACACGCTGGCTGACGACCTGGACGAGTATTCCCAACACGCCCCCGAGCCTCCCGTCAGAGCCCCGGGGAGAGCCGAGCAGGATTGGGGCAGGATGGACCCCGAAAAAGCGCTCGGGAAGATGGAAAAGGGCAAAGCGGAGCACGAGTGGCCCCCTGGAGACCTTGCCCCGGAGCAGCAGCGGTTTGCCAAGGAGCCCCAAGTGGCCAACGGGTACTTGGGCAAGCAGCCCGGCCCTTTGGAACCGGGCAAAGACCCCAAAATGCCAGCGGGGGCCGGGGAGAGGATGGGGAAGGCTCAGAAAGCCGAGGGTGACTCGGAGAGCTGCAAGCTCACCAGCAAACTGCACGCGGAGTACGACGCCCACTGGCGCTGGCTGCAGTCCCAGGACGACGTGACGTTCTTGTAG